The following proteins come from a genomic window of Flavobacterium crocinum:
- a CDS encoding DUF6934 family protein — protein MKHLQYDLYRNTETTMFEFKSIGSNGEIKKVIIFSATQSDEIYNLAFGDLIYNHTQKKYTIDDSIITNNGDRNIILATVAKSVYIFTEKYPEKLVFFKGSTLGRTRLYRRAISINLEELSETFIIFGALMNEFGHITSVPFKSNEDYFGFIIKRKEL, from the coding sequence ATGAAACATTTACAGTACGATCTGTATAGAAATACAGAAACAACAATGTTTGAATTTAAAAGTATTGGTTCAAATGGAGAAATAAAAAAAGTGATAATTTTTAGCGCAACTCAATCTGATGAAATATACAATTTAGCATTTGGAGATTTGATTTACAATCATACTCAGAAAAAATATACTATAGATGATTCTATAATAACAAACAATGGAGATAGAAATATAATTTTAGCAACAGTTGCTAAATCAGTTTACATTTTTACAGAAAAATATCCTGAAAAATTGGTCTTTTTTAAAGGTAGTACACTTGGAAGAACCCGTTTATACAGAAGAGCTATCTCAATCAATTTAGAAGAATTATCCGAAACTTTCATTATCTTTGGAGCATTAATGAATGAATTTGGACATATTACCAGTGTTCCTTTCAAATCAAATGAAGATTATTTTGGTTTTATTATTAAAAGAAAAGAATTATGA
- a CDS encoding lysoplasmalogenase: MRNSSFFKIYIAFSLMYLAILAFGYERFDLFLKPILIPILGFGAYFYRKFPTQNTLLIALLFSWIGDVILLFTDLGEIYFIIGLVSFLMAHILYCILFNKQNRVRKKQNKTFFVIGSVLIATYLIGMVSVLMPHLGDLEIPVSIYATVISIMLLFAFNGLLVWQRPGNILVCLGAFFFVVSDSILAVNKFYDPIPKSSFFIMLTYLLAQYLIVLGILKLNPKKIKES, from the coding sequence ATGAGAAACTCTTCATTTTTTAAAATTTACATAGCGTTCAGCCTTATGTATCTGGCCATTCTCGCGTTTGGTTATGAACGTTTCGACCTTTTTTTGAAACCCATTTTAATACCAATTCTTGGTTTTGGAGCTTATTTCTACAGAAAATTTCCAACGCAGAATACTTTATTGATTGCACTTTTATTTTCCTGGATTGGAGATGTTATTCTGCTTTTTACTGACCTTGGAGAAATTTATTTTATAATAGGCCTGGTATCTTTTTTAATGGCGCATATTCTGTATTGCATTTTGTTTAACAAACAAAACAGAGTTCGAAAAAAACAAAACAAAACCTTTTTTGTAATTGGAAGTGTTTTAATTGCAACTTACTTAATCGGAATGGTTTCGGTTTTAATGCCACATTTAGGCGATCTTGAAATTCCGGTTTCTATTTACGCGACTGTAATTTCAATTATGCTTTTATTTGCTTTTAACGGATTGTTGGTTTGGCAAAGACCCGGAAATATATTAGTCTGTTTAGGAGCTTTTTTCTTTGTTGTTTCAGATAGTATTTTGGCTGTAAATAAATTTTATGATCCAATTCCAAAAAGTTCCTTTTTTATAATGCTAACCTACCTTCTGGCACAATATCTGATTGTACTTGGTATTTTAAAACTAAACCCAAAAAAAATAAAAGAATCATAA
- a CDS encoding BT_3928 family protein produces MKNIITQFSRLFVGVLFIISGLIKLNDPVGFSYKLTEYFSEPVFNMPFLEPLALGLAIFLVILEVVLGVMLLVGYKSKLTIWALLLLIVFFTFLTFYSAYFDVVKDCGCFGDALHLTPWQSFTKDVVLLFFILILFINKKLVKPLFSKMITNIVVLISIILCVFMAVWVLNHNPIKDFRPYKVGTNIEKGMEIPEGAPKSVVEMIFIYKVNGVEKEFTEKDLMNIPEGATFVDRKDKVISEGYIPPIHDFTMTKDDSDYKEELLKEPKLLIFVTYDLNLSNPEGMKKLAKVSADAKAKGYKVIGMTASGADEIAKAKKQYNLNTEFYFCDGTALKTVERANPSIVVVQNGTIVQKVHYNDVDDLKL; encoded by the coding sequence ATGAAAAACATTATTACCCAATTCTCCCGATTATTTGTCGGCGTCCTATTTATCATTTCTGGATTAATCAAGCTAAATGATCCAGTTGGTTTCTCTTATAAATTAACAGAATATTTTAGCGAACCAGTTTTCAATATGCCATTTTTAGAGCCTTTGGCTTTAGGATTAGCTATCTTTTTGGTAATTCTGGAAGTTGTATTAGGCGTAATGCTTTTAGTGGGTTACAAATCAAAATTAACGATTTGGGCGTTATTGCTTTTAATAGTTTTCTTTACATTCCTTACCTTCTACTCTGCTTATTTTGATGTTGTAAAAGATTGTGGCTGTTTTGGAGATGCTTTACACTTAACACCTTGGCAGTCTTTCACAAAAGATGTTGTTTTACTTTTCTTTATTCTGATTTTATTCATCAACAAGAAATTAGTAAAACCGTTATTTTCAAAAATGATTACCAATATCGTGGTATTAATCAGCATTATTCTTTGTGTATTTATGGCGGTTTGGGTTTTAAATCACAATCCGATAAAAGATTTCCGTCCTTATAAAGTAGGAACCAACATTGAGAAAGGAATGGAAATTCCGGAAGGTGCTCCAAAATCGGTTGTAGAAATGATTTTCATCTATAAAGTAAACGGTGTTGAAAAAGAATTTACGGAGAAAGATTTAATGAATATCCCAGAAGGTGCAACATTTGTTGACCGAAAAGACAAGGTGATTTCTGAAGGTTACATTCCTCCAATTCATGATTTCACCATGACAAAAGATGATTCTGATTACAAAGAAGAGCTATTAAAAGAGCCAAAACTATTAATTTTTGTAACTTACGATTTGAATCTATCCAATCCAGAAGGAATGAAAAAATTAGCAAAAGTAAGTGCTGATGCAAAAGCTAAAGGATACAAAGTGATTGGAATGACTGCTTCTGGAGCAGATGAAATAGCAAAAGCTAAAAAACAATATAACTTGAATACTGAATTCTATTTCTGCGATGGAACAGCTTTAAAAACCGTTGAAAGAGCGAATCCAAGTATTGTGGTAGTTCAAAACGGAACTATTGTTCAAAAAGTACATTACAACGATGTTGATGATTTGAAATTATAG
- the tpiA gene encoding triose-phosphate isomerase, with product MRKSIVAGNWKMHKNAAQTEELLNELVAKIPAKTNAQVIVAPTFVNLQAAAAKLKNTTIGVSAQNVHQAEGGAFTGEISADMLTSIGVNTVILGHSERRAIFHETDALIANKVDTALKHDMTVIFCFGEELKDRQSDNHFNIVENQLRDGVFHIAKESWSKIVLAYEPVWAIGTGETASPEQAQEMHEFIRETIRKAFGAEIADEVSILYGGSVKPENAKEIFSKPDVDGGLIGGAALKADDFLAIVTAI from the coding sequence ATGAGAAAATCGATTGTTGCAGGAAACTGGAAAATGCATAAAAATGCTGCGCAGACTGAAGAATTATTAAATGAATTAGTAGCTAAAATTCCAGCTAAAACAAATGCACAAGTAATTGTAGCTCCAACATTTGTAAACTTACAAGCTGCTGCTGCAAAATTAAAAAATACCACTATCGGAGTTTCTGCTCAAAACGTTCACCAGGCAGAAGGCGGTGCGTTTACAGGAGAAATTTCTGCTGATATGTTAACTAGTATTGGTGTTAACACTGTAATTTTAGGTCACTCTGAGCGTAGAGCTATTTTCCACGAAACAGATGCTTTAATCGCAAACAAAGTAGATACAGCTTTAAAACATGATATGACTGTTATTTTCTGCTTCGGAGAAGAATTAAAAGACCGCCAGTCTGATAATCACTTTAACATTGTTGAAAATCAATTACGTGATGGTGTTTTCCATATTGCAAAAGAGTCTTGGTCTAAAATTGTTTTAGCTTACGAACCAGTTTGGGCTATCGGAACTGGAGAAACTGCTTCACCAGAACAAGCACAAGAAATGCACGAATTCATCAGAGAAACGATCCGTAAAGCTTTTGGAGCTGAAATCGCTGATGAAGTTTCTATTTTATACGGTGGTTCTGTAAAACCAGAAAACGCTAAAGAAATTTTCTCTAAACCAGACGTTGACGGTGGTTTAATTGGAGGTGCTGCTTTAAAAGCTGATGATTTCTTAGCAATCGTTACAGCTATCTAA
- a CDS encoding ATP-dependent Clp protease adaptor ClpS, whose translation MSTKEKVRERIREKEATGFNNEIIVYNDDVNTFDHVIDTLMRVCSHTAEQAEQCSLIVHYNGKCTVKTGPIDKLKPQCTQLLEAGLSAEIV comes from the coding sequence ATGAGTACTAAAGAAAAAGTTAGAGAAAGAATTCGCGAGAAAGAAGCAACGGGTTTCAATAACGAAATTATCGTTTACAACGATGATGTAAACACTTTTGATCACGTAATTGACACTCTTATGCGCGTTTGCAGCCACACAGCCGAACAAGCTGAGCAATGTTCTTTAATTGTTCATTACAACGGGAAATGTACCGTAAAAACAGGACCTATTGACAAATTGAAACCGCAATGTACGCAACTTTTAGAAGCCGGACTTAGCGCTGAAATTGTCTAA
- the prmA gene encoding 50S ribosomal protein L11 methyltransferase — MSNIYLGYHFTIEPKELGSEILVAELGEKAFESFTETENGISAFVKKDLWDENILDDIYILQSEEFKIEYTIEEIDQVNWNEEWEKNFEPIDVDGKCHVRAPFHEKTDAEFDIVIEPKMSFGTGHHETTHMMIQHLLEMDVKGLKTLDMGCGTAILAILAEMKGAEPIDAIDIDNWCYLNSIENAERNNCKHISVYEGDAALLTGKKYDLIIANINRNILLNDMQTYVDALNPKGIILFSGFYEEDIPFIDASCVEKGLTYVKKLQRNNWVSLKYVN, encoded by the coding sequence ATGTCAAACATCTATTTAGGATATCATTTTACTATTGAGCCAAAAGAATTGGGTTCGGAAATTTTAGTGGCAGAATTGGGCGAAAAAGCATTTGAAAGTTTTACAGAAACGGAAAATGGAATTTCAGCTTTTGTGAAGAAAGATTTATGGGATGAGAATATTCTGGATGATATTTATATTTTACAATCAGAAGAGTTTAAAATTGAATATACTATTGAAGAAATCGATCAGGTAAACTGGAACGAGGAATGGGAAAAGAATTTTGAACCGATTGATGTTGACGGAAAATGCCATGTTCGCGCTCCTTTTCATGAAAAAACTGATGCTGAATTTGATATTGTAATTGAACCAAAAATGAGTTTTGGAACCGGACATCATGAAACTACTCACATGATGATTCAGCATTTACTGGAAATGGATGTTAAAGGTCTTAAAACTCTTGATATGGGATGTGGCACTGCGATTTTGGCAATTTTAGCTGAAATGAAAGGTGCTGAACCTATTGACGCTATTGATATTGATAACTGGTGTTATCTGAATTCTATTGAAAATGCAGAACGCAATAATTGCAAACACATTAGCGTTTATGAAGGCGATGCTGCTTTATTGACAGGTAAAAAATACGATTTAATTATCGCTAACATCAACAGAAATATTTTGTTGAACGATATGCAGACTTATGTTGATGCTTTGAACCCAAAAGGAATTATATTATTCAGCGGTTTTTACGAAGAAGACATTCCGTTTATTGATGCTTCATGCGTTGAGAAAGGTTTAACTTATGTTAAAAAGCTTCAGAGAAACAACTGGGTATCATTAAAATACGTAAATTAG
- a CDS encoding sterol desaturase family protein, translating into MEEYGKILIIAMPVFLTLIIIEKIYGIYTKNDTAPLIDSVSSISSGITNSVKDVLGLSITFLSYEWLVSKIALQHLEVNVLSYFIAFFVIDFYGYWSHRLAHQINFLWNKHAIHHSSEEFNLACALRQPIASLVNLFTFLLIPAALLGVPASVIAITLPIHLFLQFWYHTKHIKKMGFVEHILVTPSHHRVHHAINPEYLDKNHSQIFIFWDKLFGTFQEELDDVPPVFGITRPANTWNPIKINFQHLTLLIKDAWRAPKWKDKLTIWFKPTGWRPENFDEKYPVNKIENVFDFEKYGRQNSQRLIYWSVIQMLITLLFVSFLFDNIAKIGLPNIFVYGFFIFVTIYSYTELMDKSRFSVLWEILRLGIVICIISYSGDWFGLNNVIPIGNYIIFTYLILSFIATVYFVSFEFKNQPKPIYNS; encoded by the coding sequence ATGGAGGAATATGGAAAGATATTGATTATTGCAATGCCTGTTTTTTTGACTTTAATTATCATCGAAAAAATATACGGCATCTACACTAAAAATGATACGGCACCTCTTATTGACAGTGTATCCAGTATTAGTTCCGGAATTACTAATTCTGTAAAAGATGTTTTGGGTCTCAGTATTACTTTTCTTTCCTACGAATGGCTGGTTTCAAAAATCGCGCTACAACATTTAGAGGTTAATGTCCTCTCCTACTTTATTGCTTTTTTTGTAATTGATTTCTATGGTTATTGGAGTCATCGATTAGCACATCAAATTAATTTTCTTTGGAACAAACATGCTATTCATCACAGCAGTGAAGAATTTAACTTGGCCTGTGCACTGCGTCAGCCTATTGCGAGTTTGGTTAATTTATTTACTTTTCTGTTGATTCCGGCTGCTTTACTAGGTGTTCCGGCTTCGGTAATTGCGATAACACTTCCTATTCATTTATTTCTGCAATTTTGGTATCATACCAAGCATATTAAAAAAATGGGATTTGTGGAGCATATTCTCGTTACTCCATCACATCATCGCGTACATCATGCCATTAATCCGGAATATCTGGATAAAAACCATTCACAGATTTTTATTTTTTGGGATAAACTTTTTGGCACTTTTCAGGAAGAATTGGATGATGTTCCGCCAGTTTTTGGAATCACAAGACCTGCCAATACCTGGAATCCAATTAAGATTAATTTTCAGCATTTAACTTTATTGATAAAAGATGCCTGGCGTGCTCCAAAATGGAAAGATAAATTAACCATTTGGTTTAAACCAACAGGATGGCGTCCTGAAAACTTTGATGAAAAATATCCGGTCAATAAAATTGAAAATGTTTTTGATTTTGAAAAATATGGAAGGCAGAATTCTCAGAGATTGATTTACTGGTCTGTTATACAGATGTTGATTACTTTATTATTCGTAAGTTTTTTGTTTGATAATATCGCTAAAATCGGGCTGCCAAATATCTTTGTCTATGGCTTTTTTATTTTTGTAACCATATACAGTTACACCGAATTAATGGATAAAAGCAGGTTTTCTGTTTTGTGGGAGATTTTACGATTGGGAATCGTAATCTGCATTATAAGCTATTCTGGAGACTGGTTTGGCTTAAATAATGTAATTCCAATTGGTAATTATATTATTTTTACATATTTAATACTATCATTTATAGCAACAGTATATTTTGTTAGTTTTGAATTTAAAAACCAACCAAAACCCATATATAATTCATAA
- a CDS encoding IS110 family RNA-guided transposase, producing the protein MKNIIIGIDISKKTLDICVKEEAINYFTIENEINDITRFFKRYAKENVILAMENTGRYNWNIFEALEKFNFKVYVISALHIKKSIGLVRGKNDKIDALRICSFIEKNYQENREWKPSSSSIKKIKILLTERALRIKIKKQLMVQQHDYKLMKGIGLDKELKNLNIKLIKSIEAQIMIIENDIEAIILKNENLNHQQKLIKSVPGVGQVLSWTLLSKTEGFTVITDPRKMACYSGVVPFDFQSGTSLKKRPGVSMLADKNLKTVLHMAAMSAIRLDNDLRKYYIRKVDEGKNKMSVLNAVRNKIIHRVFAVIKNQTSYQKDLVLS; encoded by the coding sequence ATGAAAAACATTATTATCGGAATTGATATCAGCAAAAAGACTTTAGATATCTGCGTAAAAGAAGAGGCTATTAATTATTTTACTATTGAAAATGAAATTAATGACATTACTCGTTTTTTTAAAAGATATGCTAAAGAAAATGTAATTCTGGCAATGGAAAATACAGGCAGATACAACTGGAATATCTTTGAAGCATTGGAAAAATTTAACTTTAAGGTTTATGTTATATCAGCTCTGCATATCAAAAAAAGCATTGGTCTTGTCAGAGGGAAAAATGATAAAATCGATGCACTGCGTATCTGCAGTTTCATTGAGAAAAATTATCAGGAGAACAGAGAATGGAAGCCGAGCTCCTCTTCTATAAAAAAAATAAAAATACTATTGACAGAAAGAGCTTTAAGAATAAAAATCAAAAAACAGCTTATGGTTCAGCAGCATGACTACAAATTAATGAAAGGTATTGGGCTGGATAAAGAGTTAAAAAACTTAAACATCAAACTTATTAAAAGTATTGAGGCACAAATTATGATTATTGAAAATGATATTGAAGCTATAATCCTAAAGAATGAAAATCTAAACCACCAGCAGAAATTGATAAAATCTGTTCCTGGAGTGGGTCAAGTTTTATCTTGGACATTATTATCTAAAACAGAAGGTTTTACAGTTATAACTGATCCAAGAAAAATGGCATGCTACAGCGGAGTTGTGCCTTTTGATTTTCAATCTGGAACATCATTAAAAAAAAGGCCCGGAGTATCAATGCTTGCTGATAAAAACCTAAAGACTGTTTTACACATGGCCGCAATGAGTGCAATTAGACTTGATAATGACTTAAGAAAATATTACATCCGAAAAGTTGATGAAGGAAAAAACAAAATGAGTGTTTTAAACGCTGTGAGAAACAAAATAATTCATCGAGTTTTTGCGGTAATAAAAAATCAAACCTCTTATCAAAAAGATTTGGTTTTATCATAG
- a CDS encoding DUF2974 domain-containing protein translates to MKQISKSFLTFLLIVFLIQTSSGQSETLKKDQRYIFFLHNKFIEENPLDVSHPEYGKAEYNEILASLRKDGFIVYSEIRKKNTNAYDYAEKITKQIKKLLKQGIAPNKITVIGTSKGGYIAQYVSTFVANPDMNFVFIGCFRDVDIKEIPDINFCGNILTIYEKSDIYGVSAVKRKETSKLKVNHFKEIELNTNLKHGFLYKALDEWITPSKKWANGN, encoded by the coding sequence ATGAAACAAATCTCAAAGTCATTCCTGACCTTTTTACTAATTGTTTTCTTAATTCAAACAAGTTCTGGCCAATCCGAAACATTAAAAAAAGACCAACGTTATATCTTTTTCCTTCATAATAAGTTTATAGAAGAAAATCCTTTGGATGTTTCACATCCGGAATATGGAAAAGCTGAATACAATGAAATTTTAGCTTCTTTACGAAAAGACGGTTTCATTGTCTACAGCGAAATCAGAAAGAAAAACACGAATGCATACGACTACGCCGAAAAGATAACAAAACAAATCAAAAAGCTTCTTAAACAAGGAATTGCTCCAAATAAAATTACCGTAATCGGAACTTCAAAAGGCGGTTATATTGCACAATACGTTTCGACTTTTGTGGCCAATCCGGATATGAATTTTGTTTTTATTGGATGTTTCAGAGATGTTGACATAAAAGAAATTCCGGATATTAATTTCTGCGGAAACATTCTAACTATTTACGAAAAATCAGATATTTATGGCGTTTCGGCAGTCAAACGCAAAGAGACTTCAAAACTTAAAGTCAATCATTTTAAGGAAATTGAATTGAATACCAATCTTAAACATGGCTTTTTATATAAAGCTTTAGATGAATGGATTACTCCAAGTAAAAAATGGGCAAATGGAAATTAA
- a CDS encoding 2-dehydro-3-deoxyphosphooctonate aldolase, with translation MKKITLFIVLLITFSSCVSTKSTLKNVDDSAPDLVLKKDNTFVITQFAKDKKYGYDPDYPVNIFFQNTNSETLNETRFLNALAGPGGEKITYTKLETCCPFPTKRSNMGAGFLNVYELKWEGQKKPVKLYLNVYEKGILMVPMGLRLKQ, from the coding sequence ATGAAAAAAATAACTCTTTTTATTGTTTTATTAATTACCTTTTCTTCCTGCGTTAGCACAAAATCAACCTTAAAAAATGTAGATGATAGCGCTCCTGATTTGGTTCTGAAAAAAGACAATACATTTGTGATTACTCAGTTTGCCAAAGACAAAAAATATGGTTACGATCCGGATTATCCTGTAAACATCTTTTTCCAGAATACAAACAGTGAAACATTAAATGAAACCCGTTTTCTAAATGCTCTTGCCGGACCGGGCGGTGAAAAAATTACGTATACAAAATTAGAAACCTGTTGTCCGTTTCCGACCAAAAGAAGCAATATGGGCGCTGGATTTTTAAATGTTTACGAATTGAAATGGGAAGGACAAAAAAAGCCTGTTAAACTTTATTTGAATGTTTATGAAAAAGGGATTTTGATGGTTCCTATGGGATTGAGACTGAAACAATAA
- the folP gene encoding dihydropteroate synthase: protein MFINCKGELIDLTIPKVMGILNVTPNSFFDGGKYKKEDEIISQVDKMLSEGATFIDIGAYSSKPSAEFVSEQEEIDRIVPAIELILKHFPEALLSIDTFRAEVAKASIESGAAMINDIAAGELDDKMFDVIAKYNVPYIMMHMRGNPQTMQSLTQYEDIVKEMLFYFSEKVQQARALGINDLILDPGFGFAKTTDQNYEVMQKMELFNLLDLPVLVGISRKSMIYKTLDITPQEALNGTTFLNTIALMKGAKILRVHDVKEAVECVTLFNKMSL from the coding sequence ATGTTTATTAACTGCAAAGGCGAACTTATAGATTTAACGATTCCAAAAGTGATGGGAATCTTGAATGTAACGCCAAATTCTTTCTTTGACGGAGGAAAATATAAAAAAGAAGACGAAATTATTTCACAAGTTGATAAAATGCTTTCTGAAGGAGCTACATTTATCGATATTGGTGCTTATTCCAGTAAACCAAGTGCCGAATTTGTTTCAGAGCAAGAAGAAATCGACCGAATTGTTCCCGCAATCGAATTGATTTTAAAGCATTTTCCAGAAGCATTATTATCCATTGATACTTTTAGAGCTGAAGTTGCCAAAGCGAGTATAGAAAGCGGTGCGGCAATGATAAATGATATTGCAGCCGGCGAATTGGACGATAAAATGTTTGATGTTATTGCAAAATATAATGTGCCTTACATTATGATGCACATGCGAGGTAATCCGCAGACGATGCAAAGTTTGACGCAATATGAGGATATTGTAAAAGAAATGCTTTTTTATTTTTCTGAAAAAGTGCAACAAGCAAGAGCTTTAGGAATCAACGATTTGATTTTGGATCCTGGTTTCGGTTTTGCCAAAACAACCGATCAGAATTATGAGGTAATGCAGAAAATGGAGCTTTTTAATCTTTTAGATTTACCGGTTTTAGTTGGCATTTCAAGAAAATCAATGATTTATAAGACATTAGATATTACACCGCAGGAAGCTTTAAACGGAACAACTTTTTTGAATACAATTGCTTTGATGAAAGGGGCAAAAATTCTTCGTGTTCATGATGTGAAGGAAGCTGTGGAATGTGTTACTTTGTTTAATAAAATGAGTTTATAA
- a CDS encoding DUF1599 domain-containing protein: protein MKNTSEEFDNVIAVCRTLFINKMTDYGSAWRILRLPSLTDQIFIKAQRIRSLQENEVRKVDEDEKGEFIGIINYSIMALIQLELGVVDQPDLDVEKATELYDAKVKLTKDLMEAKNHDYGEAWRDMRVSSLTDLILQKLLRVKQIEDNKGKTIVSEGIDANYQDMINYSVFALILNPINK, encoded by the coding sequence ATGAAGAATACTTCCGAAGAGTTTGATAATGTTATCGCGGTTTGCCGTACGTTGTTTATCAATAAAATGACAGATTATGGCAGCGCATGGAGAATTTTGAGACTACCGTCACTGACTGACCAGATTTTTATAAAAGCACAAAGAATTAGAAGTTTACAGGAAAATGAAGTCCGTAAAGTGGATGAAGATGAAAAAGGAGAATTTATCGGAATCATCAATTATTCTATTATGGCTCTGATTCAGTTAGAATTAGGCGTTGTGGATCAGCCTGATTTGGACGTTGAAAAAGCAACTGAATTATATGATGCTAAAGTAAAACTGACTAAAGATTTGATGGAAGCCAAAAATCACGATTATGGAGAAGCGTGGCGCGACATGCGTGTAAGCTCTTTAACCGATTTGATTTTGCAGAAGTTGCTTCGAGTAAAACAAATTGAAGACAACAAAGGAAAAACAATAGTTTCTGAAGGAATTGATGCGAATTATCAGGATATGATTAATTACTCCGTTTTTGCCTTAATTTTAAATCCAATAAACAAATAA
- a CDS encoding TlpA family protein disulfide reductase, with the protein MKQIALVVIAFITFSCSQAQKTAFSKEALAEKLLGTDDSQTTFKNILKKYKGKTLVIEVWASWCGDCVKAMPKLKELQANNPDVSYLFISADKTADKWKAGIEKHELNKGDHYMMNDGMKGLFGKAIDLDWIPRYIVVDKTGKIVLYRAIETDFAKIDETLKSLK; encoded by the coding sequence ATGAAACAAATTGCTTTAGTAGTAATTGCATTTATTACCTTTTCTTGCTCTCAAGCTCAAAAAACAGCTTTTTCGAAAGAAGCTTTAGCCGAAAAATTATTAGGAACAGATGATAGCCAAACTACCTTTAAAAACATCTTAAAAAAATACAAAGGAAAAACTTTAGTGATTGAAGTTTGGGCTTCCTGGTGTGGTGATTGCGTAAAAGCAATGCCAAAATTAAAAGAATTACAAGCTAATAATCCTGATGTATCTTACTTATTCATTTCGGCTGATAAAACGGCTGATAAATGGAAAGCCGGAATCGAAAAACACGAATTAAACAAAGGTGATCATTACATGATGAATGACGGAATGAAAGGTCTTTTCGGGAAAGCAATTGATTTAGACTGGATTCCAAGATACATTGTTGTAGATAAAACAGGTAAAATTGTGCTTTACCGTGCTATCGAAACTGATTTTGCTAAAATCGACGAAACTTTAAAATCGTTGAAATAA